A single window of Chitinophagales bacterium DNA harbors:
- a CDS encoding sensor histidine kinase, whose product MIPLWLILLISLGYFALLFGIAYYGDKRQAMGKSIINNSITYALSLAVYCTAWTFYGSVGRAATDGVGFLPVYLGPVLTAPLWYILLRKIVRISKIQRITSIADFLSARYGKSAFLGGLVTLIAVVSIIPYISLQLKAISSSLDIVLGNQFSNISDSAFFVAAILAIFSILFGTRNIDATEQNEGLVAAIAFESVFKLLAFIAIGVFTTFMIYDSPTQLFAEASQTQAYKDLFVWNNNGTNSYWDWTVMILLSACAFVLLPRQFQVAVVENVDEKHIEKAIWLFPLYLFFINIFVLPIAIGGLMYFEGSNVDADTFVLTLPLAERQFFLTIIVFLGGLSAATSMVIVATVALSNMISSNLVMPILLNSSTINLREKRYFTRFILYVRRASIVFVMIWAYIYFEIIGYQYSLVSIGLISFVGVTQFAPAVIGALFWKRATKIGAISGLMIGFAVWTYTLPFPTLIEGGFFSSNMVSEGLWGIELLKPYQLFGLKGMNQITHACFWSLFFNIGIYVGVSLFTLPSSAELSQASAFVDVFKYHKPDSNTNIWRGKAYYYEIKQLLNPFLGKNRTANILEEYALQNEIHYKDADEVSPEMVSYIEKILAGAIGTASAKVVISTVLKEEIFSLTEVMQILDETQQIILHSKEIEQKSKELEEVTAELKAANERLKEFDKLKDDFISTVTHELRTPLTSIKAFSEILFDNAHIKAGKRQQFLGIIVKESERLTRLINEVLDFQRLEMGKMKWNIQKIAIQEVIQNAVNTTKQMASSKGIELKTAMPEEILYIQADGDKIMQVLLNLISNAVKFRADKNPYIHLQLKPFNKHIEVSVADNGRGIPIKEQALIFDQFKQVHTQHIGNKPHGSGLGLAISKKIVEHHGGKIWVESIEGMGSVFYFRLPIEG is encoded by the coding sequence ATGATTCCTCTTTGGCTCATCCTTCTCATTTCCTTGGGCTATTTTGCCCTGCTATTCGGCATTGCCTACTATGGCGACAAGCGACAAGCAATGGGCAAAAGCATCATCAACAACTCCATAACCTACGCCCTTTCCTTAGCCGTTTATTGCACTGCATGGACATTTTATGGAAGCGTAGGTCGAGCTGCAACCGATGGAGTAGGTTTCTTGCCCGTTTATTTAGGTCCCGTTTTGACCGCTCCATTATGGTACATTCTTTTGCGAAAAATCGTAAGAATCAGCAAGATACAGCGCATCACCTCCATTGCAGATTTCCTTTCAGCCCGTTACGGAAAAAGTGCATTTTTAGGAGGCTTAGTCACACTCATTGCAGTCGTCAGCATCATTCCCTATATTTCCCTTCAATTGAAGGCTATCAGTTCGAGCCTCGATATTGTACTCGGCAATCAATTCAGCAATATTTCAGATAGTGCTTTTTTTGTGGCTGCAATATTGGCGATTTTCAGCATCCTATTTGGCACTCGCAACATTGACGCAACCGAACAAAATGAAGGCTTGGTCGCTGCCATTGCTTTTGAATCCGTATTCAAACTCTTGGCTTTCATCGCCATTGGAGTTTTTACCACTTTCATGATTTACGACAGCCCTACCCAATTGTTTGCAGAAGCCTCCCAAACACAAGCCTACAAAGACCTCTTTGTGTGGAACAACAATGGCACAAACAGTTATTGGGATTGGACAGTCATGATATTGCTTTCCGCTTGTGCATTCGTTTTGTTGCCACGCCAATTTCAAGTAGCCGTAGTCGAAAACGTGGACGAAAAACACATCGAAAAGGCAATATGGCTCTTTCCACTCTACCTATTTTTCATCAATATTTTCGTACTTCCGATTGCCATTGGCGGCTTGATGTACTTTGAAGGAAGCAATGTAGATGCCGATACTTTTGTATTGACGCTTCCTTTAGCCGAAAGGCAATTCTTCCTAACCATCATCGTGTTTTTAGGCGGATTGTCGGCCGCAACGAGCATGGTCATCGTTGCTACGGTAGCCCTCTCCAATATGATAAGTAGCAATTTGGTGATGCCCATTTTACTCAATTCTTCGACCATCAATCTCCGAGAAAAACGCTATTTCACCCGTTTCATTCTTTATGTAAGGCGAGCAAGCATCGTTTTTGTAATGATTTGGGCCTACATATATTTTGAGATTATTGGTTATCAGTATTCGTTGGTTTCCATAGGTTTAATATCCTTTGTAGGGGTTACCCAATTTGCGCCTGCGGTTATTGGCGCTTTGTTTTGGAAGCGAGCCACAAAGATTGGAGCAATCAGCGGCTTGATGATAGGCTTTGCAGTATGGACTTATACGCTGCCTTTTCCAACGCTTATTGAAGGCGGTTTTTTCTCCTCCAATATGGTTTCGGAAGGTTTATGGGGAATAGAGCTATTGAAGCCATACCAACTATTTGGGTTAAAGGGAATGAATCAAATCACCCATGCCTGTTTTTGGAGTTTGTTCTTCAATATAGGCATTTATGTAGGCGTTTCGTTGTTTACACTGCCCTCGTCGGCTGAATTGAGCCAAGCCTCTGCTTTTGTGGATGTTTTCAAATACCACAAGCCTGACAGCAATACCAATATCTGGAGAGGGAAGGCCTATTATTATGAAATCAAGCAACTGCTAAATCCTTTTTTGGGTAAAAACCGAACGGCAAATATTCTTGAAGAATACGCCCTGCAAAACGAAATTCACTACAAGGATGCCGATGAAGTAAGCCCTGAAATGGTCAGCTATATCGAAAAAATATTAGCAGGAGCGATTGGAACAGCCTCTGCTAAAGTGGTTATTTCTACGGTTTTGAAAGAAGAAATTTTTAGCCTAACCGAAGTCATGCAAATTTTGGACGAAACCCAGCAAATCATTTTGCACAGCAAAGAAATAGAACAAAAATCGAAAGAACTGGAGGAAGTAACTGCCGAATTGAAGGCTGCAAATGAGCGATTGAAGGAATTCGACAAACTCAAAGACGATTTTATTTCCACCGTCACGCACGAACTCCGAACGCCCTTGACCTCCATCAAAGCCTTCTCTGAAATCCTATTTGACAATGCTCATATTAAAGCGGGTAAAAGACAGCAGTTTTTGGGAATCATTGTCAAAGAAAGTGAACGTTTGACCCGACTCATTAATGAAGTTCTTGATTTTCAACGCTTGGAAATGGGCAAAATGAAATGGAACATACAAAAAATCGCCATACAAGAGGTCATCCAAAATGCGGTCAATACCACCAAACAGATGGCTTCAAGCAAAGGCATAGAACTGAAAACTGCAATGCCTGAAGAAATACTCTATATCCAAGCTGATGGGGATAAAATCATGCAAGTGTTGTTGAATCTTATCTCCAATGCCGTCAAATTTCGAGCAGATAAAAACCCCTATATCCACCTCCAATTGAAGCCCTTCAATAAGCATATCGAAGTGAGTGTTGCCGACAACGGGCGGGGAATCCCCATAAAGGAACAAGCCCTCATTTTTGACCAATTCAAACAAGTCCACACCCAACACATTGGCAATAAACCGCATGGCAGTGGCTTGGGTTTGGCGATTTCAAAAAAGATTGTGGAACATCATGGCGGTAAGATTTGGGTGGAAAGCATTGAAGGAATGGGTTCGGTGTTTTATTTTAGGTTGCCAATTGAAGGTTGA
- a CDS encoding RloB family protein, translated as MPKKKRGYKKGEQHKDARLFVIVAEGEREDAYFKWFHEKNLRISVEIVMREENKSAPKHFLERLDKYIDSTGWREKDGDLVWFVLDVDRWERKEIEDLRIHCEQKNNWNIAISNPCFEVWVIFHLQKEIEDKGEMPKDLKHLIPQLIQGGFNLENICPLIETATENAKNADANSAHHFPYRMKTKVYQLAEQMLELLGKNWQT; from the coding sequence ATGCCGAAGAAAAAGCGGGGGTATAAAAAAGGAGAGCAACACAAAGATGCACGTCTTTTTGTGATTGTGGCAGAAGGAGAACGAGAAGATGCCTATTTCAAATGGTTTCACGAAAAGAACTTACGCATTAGCGTGGAAATTGTAATGAGAGAAGAAAACAAATCTGCTCCCAAACATTTTTTGGAACGATTGGATAAATACATCGATTCAACAGGTTGGCGAGAAAAAGATGGAGATTTGGTTTGGTTCGTTTTGGATGTAGATAGGTGGGAACGCAAAGAGATTGAAGATTTACGTATTCATTGCGAGCAAAAAAACAATTGGAACATCGCTATTAGTAATCCCTGCTTTGAAGTATGGGTAATTTTCCATTTGCAGAAGGAAATCGAAGACAAGGGAGAAATGCCCAAAGATTTGAAACACCTTATCCCTCAACTAATTCAAGGTGGCTTCAACCTCGAAAATATTTGCCCCTTGATAGAAACTGCAACTGAAAATGCCAAAAATGCAGATGCAAACTCTGCCCATCATTTCCCCTATAGAATGAAAACCAAGGTCTATCAATTGGCTGAACAAATGCTGGAATTGTTGGGAAAAAATTGGCAAACTTAA
- a CDS encoding ATP-binding protein, translated as MLIRFVVSNFLSFAEETEFNMLTGSVRRKKDHEYHFGDLSLLKTAAIYGANGAGKSNLVKAIGLLQKIVTTGEWNYFTDIQTFRLNPDYAEKPTSFEIEFVMEGKSYSYGLSLFQNVIVEEWLYLTNFGKEDILVFNRTTNQDGITKIEVNDKYFQSAKDKLRIKLYEDELLLNDKPLIKQLAEAKQVFEEVEEVNNWFIDSLLILSPLSKPTEIVKYMAINKNFRTFIGKFISSLNTGISGIGVQTYSINDFFGKNEKEKIEDVSNQVKNKGNAILKRSDSLEEVLAVEENNNVLIKRFYTKHFDGKGNEYSFLLPEESDGTKRLIDYIAMFFMYLHDEVVFIIDEIEISIHPYLLKELLSKIMSNENSKGQLIFTTHESHLLDQEIFRQDEIWFTEKDKGGATNLYPLSDFKVRFDLDIRKGYLNGRFGAIPFLADLENLNWNDYAEEKAGV; from the coding sequence ATGCTGATTCGTTTCGTAGTATCTAATTTTTTGTCTTTTGCCGAAGAAACCGAGTTCAATATGTTGACAGGTTCGGTTCGGCGAAAAAAAGACCATGAATACCATTTTGGAGATTTGAGCCTGCTGAAAACGGCTGCAATCTATGGCGCAAATGGGGCGGGAAAATCCAATTTGGTGAAAGCGATTGGCTTGCTGCAAAAAATAGTGACGACTGGAGAGTGGAACTATTTTACAGATATTCAAACTTTTCGACTCAATCCAGATTATGCCGAAAAACCGACTTCTTTTGAAATTGAGTTTGTGATGGAAGGTAAGTCTTACAGTTATGGTTTGAGCCTTTTTCAAAATGTGATTGTAGAAGAATGGTTGTATCTGACCAATTTTGGAAAGGAAGATATATTGGTTTTTAATCGAACTACAAACCAAGATGGAATTACTAAAATTGAAGTAAATGATAAGTATTTTCAAAGTGCGAAGGATAAGTTGCGGATTAAATTGTATGAAGATGAATTGTTGCTGAATGACAAGCCTTTGATTAAGCAGTTGGCGGAGGCGAAGCAGGTTTTTGAAGAAGTCGAGGAAGTAAATAATTGGTTTATTGATTCTCTTCTAATTTTAAGTCCATTATCAAAACCCACAGAAATAGTAAAATATATGGCAATTAATAAGAACTTTCGCACTTTTATAGGAAAGTTTATTAGCTCATTAAATACTGGGATTAGTGGAATAGGTGTTCAAACATATAGTATAAACGATTTTTTTGGTAAAAATGAAAAAGAAAAGATTGAAGATGTTTCTAATCAAGTAAAAAATAAAGGTAATGCTATACTTAAACGCAGTGATAGTTTAGAGGAAGTTTTAGCAGTAGAAGAAAATAACAATGTTTTAATAAAGAGGTTTTATACAAAACATTTTGACGGAAAAGGGAATGAGTATTCTTTCTTACTTCCAGAAGAATCAGATGGAACGAAACGACTAATTGATTACATTGCTATGTTTTTCATGTATTTGCATGATGAAGTAGTTTTTATTATTGATGAAATAGAAATAAGTATTCACCCTTATTTACTAAAAGAGCTATTATCGAAAATTATGAGTAATGAAAACTCTAAAGGACAACTCATATTCACCACCCACGAATCCCACCTCCTCGACCAAGAAATTTTCCGACAAGATGAAATTTGGTTTACCGAAAAAGACAAAGGTGGAGCTACAAACTTGTATCCTTTGAGTGATTTCAAGGTTCGCTTTGATTTAGACATTCGAAAGGGCTACTTGAATGGACGTTTTGGAGCGATTCCATTTTTAGCTGATTTAGAAAATTTAAACTGGAACGATTATGCCGAAGAAAAAGCGGGGGTATAA